The following coding sequences lie in one Candidatus Nitrospira allomarina genomic window:
- the leuS gene encoding leucine--tRNA ligase, producing the protein MAHTYDHQAVEAKWQAYWAQSGTFQVQEDSDKPKYYCLEMFPYPSGRIHMGHVRVYAIGDVVARYKTMRGYNVLHPMGWDAFGLPAENAAIEKGVHPNVWTQENVAYMKGQLQRMGLSYDWDREVNTSQPDYYRWNQWIFVKMVERGLAYRKRSAVNWCLSCETVLANEQVLEKEGKDGGVCWRCESVVIQKELEQWFFRITSYAQELLDGCERLGTWPARVLAMQRHWIGRSEGVELDFPLAETVAGLQAIRVFTTRPDTIHGATFMSLAPESPLVEQLIAGRPEAAGVRAFVTRVSRVDKATRTAADREKEGVFTGAYAINPFTKERIPIWVANFVLYEYGTGAIMAVPAHDQRDFEFAKTYRIPARLVIQDPEGRLSSEALESAYEEQDAAGLLVNSGNFSGMSVSQAKQAIGEYVETQEWGKRSINFRLRDWGISRQRYWGTPIPMLYCDRCGIVPVPEGDLPVLLPDDVPFTGKGGSPLKESPSFSQATCPMCGGPARRETDTMDTFVDSSWYFLRYCSPKDVTQAVNPQAAQHWMAVDQYVGGIEHAVLHLLYARFFTKVLRDLGLTMADEPFIHLLTQGMVTKETYWCEEHRWMLPTEIKKMGEQRVCIHCGRSIVTGRTEKMSKSKKNIASPEDLCDRYGADTARMFSLFAAPPEKDLEWSDTGVEGCYRFLNRVWRLVQDLLPVLNGVASNQGSRESVLLPQLQRATHQTIKKVTEDFERGFQFNTAIAALMEFVNELYKFWKEFPGEALTAGERAEWRTTLETLVVLLAPFAPHVTEELWELLGKRPGMSRQAWPDFDPVLVASAEWTIPLQVNGKLRSKIVVPAGSTKEQIIAGAQADPKLVEWLQGKVARKIIYVEQKLVNFVI; encoded by the coding sequence ATGGCGCATACGTACGATCATCAGGCTGTTGAAGCAAAGTGGCAGGCATATTGGGCTCAATCCGGGACGTTCCAGGTTCAGGAAGATTCGGACAAACCCAAATATTATTGTTTGGAGATGTTTCCCTATCCCTCGGGCCGGATACACATGGGCCATGTGCGCGTATATGCCATCGGGGATGTCGTGGCCCGTTATAAGACGATGCGTGGGTATAACGTGTTGCATCCGATGGGATGGGATGCTTTCGGGTTGCCGGCAGAGAATGCCGCAATTGAGAAAGGGGTGCACCCCAACGTTTGGACTCAAGAAAATGTGGCCTATATGAAAGGACAACTTCAGCGGATGGGTCTGTCCTATGATTGGGATCGTGAGGTGAATACGTCTCAGCCTGACTATTACCGCTGGAATCAATGGATCTTTGTGAAAATGGTTGAGCGTGGATTGGCCTATCGAAAACGCTCGGCAGTAAATTGGTGTCTTTCTTGTGAAACGGTATTGGCAAATGAGCAGGTCTTGGAGAAAGAAGGAAAAGACGGAGGGGTGTGCTGGCGATGCGAGTCGGTCGTCATTCAAAAAGAATTGGAGCAGTGGTTTTTCCGTATTACGTCCTATGCGCAGGAATTATTGGACGGCTGTGAACGGTTGGGGACCTGGCCGGCTCGTGTGCTGGCCATGCAGCGGCATTGGATTGGGCGGAGCGAAGGGGTGGAGCTGGATTTTCCCTTAGCGGAGACCGTAGCCGGGCTACAGGCGATCCGGGTGTTTACCACTAGACCGGATACCATTCATGGCGCGACCTTCATGAGCCTTGCACCAGAATCGCCCCTGGTCGAACAATTGATAGCCGGAAGACCTGAGGCCGCCGGGGTTCGAGCGTTTGTGACTCGTGTGTCTCGCGTGGATAAAGCGACGCGTACGGCTGCTGATCGGGAGAAAGAAGGTGTGTTTACCGGCGCCTACGCCATCAATCCGTTTACCAAGGAACGTATCCCGATTTGGGTGGCGAATTTTGTGTTGTATGAATATGGCACGGGGGCGATTATGGCCGTTCCCGCGCATGACCAACGAGATTTTGAATTCGCGAAAACCTATCGCATCCCGGCTCGACTGGTGATTCAAGATCCGGAAGGCCGGCTGAGCTCTGAAGCTCTGGAATCGGCTTATGAAGAACAGGATGCCGCCGGACTCCTGGTGAACTCAGGGAATTTTTCCGGCATGTCCGTGTCGCAAGCCAAACAGGCCATCGGCGAATATGTGGAAACACAGGAATGGGGAAAGCGATCCATCAATTTCCGTTTAAGAGATTGGGGTATCTCCAGGCAACGCTATTGGGGGACGCCCATTCCGATGTTGTATTGTGATCGCTGTGGCATTGTCCCGGTTCCCGAAGGCGACCTGCCGGTGTTGCTGCCTGACGATGTGCCATTCACCGGGAAAGGTGGGTCTCCGCTTAAGGAATCTCCGTCGTTTTCACAGGCCACCTGTCCCATGTGTGGCGGTCCGGCACGCCGCGAAACCGATACCATGGATACCTTTGTAGATTCGTCCTGGTACTTCCTTCGGTATTGCTCGCCCAAAGACGTCACGCAAGCCGTGAATCCCCAAGCCGCACAACATTGGATGGCGGTGGACCAATATGTCGGCGGAATCGAGCATGCGGTGTTGCATCTGTTGTATGCGCGCTTTTTTACCAAAGTCTTACGAGACCTGGGTCTCACAATGGCTGATGAACCCTTCATCCATTTGCTCACCCAAGGCATGGTGACCAAGGAAACCTACTGGTGTGAAGAGCATCGATGGATGCTTCCCACCGAAATAAAAAAAATGGGCGAGCAGCGGGTCTGTATTCACTGTGGGCGGAGTATTGTGACAGGCCGTACGGAGAAGATGTCCAAGTCTAAAAAAAATATTGCTTCCCCTGAGGACTTGTGCGATCGCTATGGAGCGGACACGGCCAGAATGTTTTCGTTGTTTGCCGCACCACCGGAAAAGGATTTGGAATGGAGCGATACCGGGGTTGAAGGGTGCTATCGGTTTCTTAACCGGGTCTGGCGGTTGGTACAGGATCTTCTTCCGGTCTTGAATGGGGTAGCTTCCAATCAGGGATCCCGCGAGTCGGTGCTTTTGCCTCAATTGCAGCGGGCGACGCATCAGACGATTAAAAAGGTCACAGAAGATTTTGAGCGGGGCTTTCAATTTAACACGGCCATTGCGGCTCTTATGGAGTTTGTAAATGAGTTGTATAAGTTCTGGAAAGAATTTCCGGGGGAGGCCTTAACTGCTGGCGAGCGAGCGGAGTGGCGAACAACGTTGGAAACGTTAGTAGTGTTGCTGGCACCCTTTGCTCCGCACGTGACTGAGGAGTTGTGGGAACTCTTAGGGAAGCGCCCAGGGATGAGCCGGCAGGCGTGGCCTGACTTTGATCCCGTTCTGGTGGCCAGTGCCGAATGGACGATTCCTCTCCAGGTGAATGGCAAACTTCGGAGTAAGATCGTGGTTCCAGCCGGTTCGACAAAGGAACAGATCATTGCAGGCGCTCAGGCGGATCCAAAGTTGGTGGAATGGTTGCAAGGGAAGGTCGCTCGCAAAATTATCTATGTGGAACAAAAGCTGGTGAATTTTGTCATCTAA
- the lptE gene encoding LPS assembly lipoprotein LptE codes for MTGWGVWLCLIAGCGYQFTVEGPGPVIGGSAGHVAQGPPIRMVFPVLKNNSFEPNLEFKYTRYFRQAFQSVGSAEFVDDGSADFVMEGAILSVGLSSLAFTRTQTQESRVMVKVLLKVKDRKTGKVRWSQIGTSTAEFFVGATSTSDAETGLQFNRVLQDRAVEQAGQQVAADLADQFLGAREQGVFDRNRKETIPDPESGGGESPEISAPYGDLITPGSQMP; via the coding sequence ATGACCGGATGGGGAGTGTGGCTGTGCCTGATTGCCGGATGTGGGTACCAATTCACAGTTGAGGGGCCGGGCCCGGTCATCGGGGGGAGTGCCGGCCATGTGGCGCAAGGACCGCCGATTCGTATGGTCTTTCCGGTGCTCAAAAATAACAGCTTTGAACCAAACCTGGAATTCAAATACACCAGATACTTTCGCCAGGCGTTCCAATCTGTCGGAAGCGCAGAATTTGTCGATGATGGCTCCGCCGATTTTGTGATGGAAGGGGCGATTCTATCGGTCGGGCTTTCTTCATTAGCCTTTACTCGCACGCAGACACAAGAAAGCCGGGTTATGGTGAAAGTGTTGTTGAAGGTGAAGGATCGGAAAACGGGAAAAGTCCGATGGTCTCAAATCGGAACCAGTACAGCCGAATTTTTTGTGGGTGCCACATCCACCTCAGATGCCGAAACCGGATTGCAGTTTAACCGGGTTTTGCAGGATCGGGCGGTTGAGCAAGCGGGGCAACAGGTGGCTGCCGATTTAGCCGATCAATTTTTGGGGGCCAGGGAGCAGGGGGTTTTTGACAGGAATAGAAAGGAGACCATCCCGGATCCGGAATCGGGTGGTGGTGAATCCCCCGAGATCTCAGCGCCTTACGGAGATCTCATTACTCCAGGCTCCCAGATGCCTTGA
- the holA gene encoding DNA polymerase III subunit delta — protein sequence MKVHELQSQINRHGLSPLYLVIGEEPYFRDQALSILREAGQKKDASKSSDHLSAYDSSQMFHVDVVYGDETDASEILAISEETSFFSSRRLLIIKWAEKLSARDGEALMPYFQTPNETTTMVITAAKLDGRTKWVQDLKKRGTVVECAPLFEGQRAGWVTQRARELGLQLEDSALEILKDQVAEGLYGTAGELEKLVAFMPEGHRVRAQDVETLRGKPPGISVFDWSEAVARGDQGRALDIVAKNLETGEAPLRMLGAFLWQMRKIWKTHELMQEGYDAGQAARQSGIPPFRAREFIQQVQRWKPSHLRRAWELFAQADSALKGGRASRPKLILDDLVIQLCRATKADQGSKVFGGRKSHKL from the coding sequence ATGAAAGTTCATGAACTTCAAAGTCAGATCAACCGGCATGGGTTATCCCCTCTGTATTTGGTGATTGGGGAAGAGCCCTATTTCCGGGATCAGGCCTTGAGCATTCTTCGTGAGGCAGGTCAGAAAAAGGATGCTTCAAAATCATCGGACCATTTATCGGCCTATGATTCCTCCCAGATGTTTCATGTCGATGTCGTTTATGGGGATGAAACCGATGCGTCCGAGATATTAGCCATTTCGGAAGAGACCTCGTTTTTTTCATCGAGACGACTCCTCATCATTAAATGGGCAGAAAAACTCTCTGCTCGAGATGGGGAAGCTCTTATGCCCTATTTTCAGACTCCCAATGAAACGACCACGATGGTCATCACTGCAGCCAAACTGGACGGCCGGACGAAGTGGGTTCAAGATCTTAAAAAGCGGGGGACGGTGGTGGAATGCGCTCCCTTATTTGAGGGGCAGCGAGCAGGGTGGGTCACGCAGCGAGCGCGAGAGTTAGGCTTGCAGTTGGAAGACAGTGCCCTCGAGATATTGAAGGATCAGGTTGCCGAAGGGTTGTATGGGACGGCCGGTGAATTAGAGAAATTGGTGGCGTTTATGCCGGAGGGCCATCGAGTTCGGGCACAAGACGTGGAAACGCTCAGAGGAAAACCCCCTGGAATTTCGGTGTTTGATTGGTCGGAAGCCGTTGCGCGAGGGGATCAGGGGCGGGCATTGGATATCGTGGCAAAAAATTTAGAAACCGGCGAAGCACCCTTACGAATGTTGGGTGCCTTTTTGTGGCAGATGCGGAAGATCTGGAAAACGCACGAGTTGATGCAAGAAGGGTATGATGCCGGACAGGCCGCACGCCAATCAGGCATTCCTCCGTTTCGTGCGCGGGAATTTATCCAGCAGGTGCAGCGGTGGAAGCCATCCCACCTCCGTCGAGCATGGGAATTATTCGCTCAAGCGGATTCGGCTCTTAAAGGAGGGCGGGCATCACGTCCGAAGCTCATCTTGGATGACCTGGTCATCCAACTTTGCCGGGCCACTAAAGCTGATCAAGGCAGCAAGGTCTTCGGTGGCCGCAAATCTCACAAGTTGTGA
- the rpsT gene encoding 30S ribosomal protein S20, which produces MANRHHSAIKAARQTLKRQERNRSIMRRVRTFIKKVHGAVKENKGEEAKVSLREATSELHKAVTKGTLHRNTASRWVSRLASRVNALSPK; this is translated from the coding sequence ATGGCTAATCGACATCATTCCGCAATTAAAGCAGCTCGACAAACTCTGAAGCGGCAGGAACGCAATCGGTCTATCATGCGACGCGTCAGGACTTTTATCAAGAAAGTTCATGGAGCGGTCAAAGAGAACAAGGGCGAAGAGGCTAAGGTTTCTTTGCGAGAAGCGACCTCTGAGCTGCATAAAGCCGTAACTAAAGGCACGCTTCATCGGAACACCGCCTCTCGTTGGGTTTCCCGTCTTGCATCCCGCGTCAACGCACTCTCACCCAAATAA
- a CDS encoding NADH-quinone oxidoreductase subunit 5 family protein → MTTAVFIPLLPLLAAMLIGWQGKRLASRVALIGIVATAGSSVFSFLALYHVSTEGPFQLTFWSWGHGPSPSLTFGMLVDRLTAVMMVLISSVSTIIHLYSRRYLQGDPGYQRFFGLLGLMTFTILSLVASANFLMLFLFWQLLSWVLYLLLAFNFSYPTACEYARKTLLVHRIGDISFLCGLLLIYAYFGTFEFLDVFQRAAADPPMIRLWAGSTFEISIVPVIALLIFVGAMAKSAQFPLHVWLPDTMDSPTPVSALMHAGIINAGGFLLNRLAPLYALSPSTLHLVFLVGVLTVLLGASMMLVQNDIKKTLGFSTMGQMGYMIMECGLGAFALAIFHLIAHGFFKASLFLASGSIIQDARHEPKFPPASGHQPTRLPNKLTWTTGLLVTLFMPLIILLVAHGVLDVPLQDDHGAVIFLFFGWVTASQAIFSIYRLHAVASWKVAGAMIVTLFFIGFVYLWAGEAFTHFLYPEPGVADGFFKAAAFPPQVFDAVIIFSTLVVLFGWLVLYTTARGQKILNPNWVLAIRQAGWVLLINRCYVDGIYKKTGSALLRLAQKVAYRY, encoded by the coding sequence ATGACTACAGCCGTTTTCATTCCTCTCCTTCCGCTGCTGGCCGCCATGCTGATTGGTTGGCAGGGTAAACGTCTGGCGTCCCGCGTGGCGTTGATCGGGATCGTTGCCACTGCCGGGTCCAGCGTTTTTTCGTTTCTGGCCCTGTACCACGTCAGTACCGAAGGCCCGTTTCAGCTCACCTTCTGGTCGTGGGGGCACGGACCCTCGCCTTCACTGACATTCGGGATGTTGGTCGACCGACTGACGGCCGTGATGATGGTGCTCATCTCCAGTGTCAGTACCATCATTCATCTGTATTCCCGCCGCTATTTACAGGGTGATCCGGGGTACCAGCGATTTTTCGGGTTACTCGGGTTGATGACCTTCACCATCCTCTCCTTAGTCGCCAGCGCAAACTTTTTGATGTTGTTTCTATTCTGGCAACTCCTGAGCTGGGTATTGTATCTCCTATTGGCTTTCAATTTCTCTTATCCCACGGCATGTGAGTATGCGCGAAAAACGTTATTGGTGCATCGAATCGGGGATATCAGTTTTCTCTGTGGCCTCCTGCTTATTTATGCGTATTTCGGCACGTTCGAATTTTTGGACGTATTTCAACGGGCGGCTGCAGATCCTCCGATGATCCGGTTATGGGCTGGGTCTACTTTTGAAATCAGCATCGTGCCGGTCATCGCACTGCTGATTTTTGTCGGCGCAATGGCCAAATCCGCACAATTTCCTCTCCACGTCTGGCTTCCGGACACAATGGACTCTCCAACCCCGGTCTCCGCCCTGATGCATGCCGGGATCATCAACGCCGGCGGGTTCCTGCTGAACCGGTTGGCCCCATTGTACGCCCTGTCTCCCTCGACCCTCCATCTGGTGTTCCTCGTGGGAGTCCTCACCGTCCTGCTCGGAGCCTCGATGATGTTGGTTCAGAATGACATCAAGAAAACTTTGGGTTTTTCTACCATGGGACAAATGGGGTACATGATCATGGAATGCGGCCTTGGCGCTTTTGCCTTGGCCATTTTTCACCTCATCGCCCATGGATTTTTCAAAGCCTCCCTCTTTCTGGCCTCAGGCAGTATTATTCAGGATGCGCGGCATGAACCGAAATTTCCTCCGGCCTCGGGCCATCAGCCGACCCGGCTGCCGAATAAACTGACGTGGACGACAGGATTGCTCGTCACGCTGTTCATGCCGCTGATTATTCTATTGGTAGCCCATGGGGTCCTGGACGTGCCTCTTCAAGATGATCACGGGGCGGTGATCTTTCTCTTTTTCGGATGGGTCACGGCCTCACAAGCCATTTTCAGCATTTACCGCCTGCATGCCGTGGCTTCCTGGAAGGTCGCCGGTGCCATGATCGTGACGCTGTTTTTCATCGGATTCGTCTATTTATGGGCGGGCGAAGCCTTTACGCATTTTCTCTATCCGGAGCCGGGCGTCGCCGATGGGTTTTTCAAGGCTGCGGCCTTCCCGCCGCAAGTGTTCGATGCGGTGATCATTTTTTCTACGCTGGTGGTGCTGTTCGGCTGGCTGGTTCTGTACACCACGGCCCGTGGCCAAAAAATACTCAATCCGAATTGGGTGCTCGCGATACGGCAAGCCGGCTGGGTCCTATTAATCAACCGGTGTTATGTGGACGGCATCTATAAAAAAACCGGCAGTGCCCTGCTCCGTTTGGCGCAGAAAGTCGCGTACCGGTATTAA
- a CDS encoding DUF2309 domain-containing protein produces the protein MTVSTAREVESHKELERIEVRSLIHLAGETISQFWPMQTFIHHNPLHGLEHLNIHQAIAQAEKFLGGRGYLPNEEYRNLYRQGRILDEAITDAVMPFSENRYVTIGTRNISHIEVLRTILIHGSGTIPHDISDAVFDSLPRDSQVVELFTRLQSGGILKDTDLSLRQKTDHARQDVANQYTLAAWCDQTFETSLQQQINEELIKWCAGFLDEGHAPWSMPMREKTFYGSWKALAQKEVTGILLGIPDWKLKLQQLPDRPEDAVLACLQDLDLPQNLWSNVFTLHLAQLPGWTGFLKWRADQVNHEWQKAFPVDLVQYMAVRLFYERELVSRLCHQQLGIPGTYSAITSALERFPFGFSLYKVFRTGNLDPEMLPALDEGMFTVDPLPLQTLDAWGREADGTWGRIQRERTAKGHALILHHLADSLGIALKDVTECPPDTVDTLVGWITNFPESNHGPLWLQAFEMSYMKRFVTNLAPNLALVREWDSKQEKPEFSRPPAQAMFCIDVRSEGFRRHLEEVGGNETFGFAGFFGVPICFQRFGSERETDQCPVLLKPKHRVREIPRAYQGKAAEQYLQRQNLAKTGHALLHDLKENVITPYVMVEAIGWFFGFRLFGQTIAPAWYRTFTSWVKEWFAIPIGTTLTVDKLSHEEAEEMVAAEHRATIHRLLIERYGRMGLAVLHDQVDRLRKQALYQAETDSEDEETLSRLLGWNTATHDQFLAELRQNHGIHQRAVSRRMHRITQVGFTPKEQAYFVETALRILGFTHGFSRLILICAHGSVSENNPYESALDCGACGGNEGYSNARAFVEMANKPYVRELLAQKGIHIPADTYFLPGQHNTTTDEVELFDLEDVPATHRKDLLRLERDLEEAGRRNSQERLSRFPDEHGMPSLNRSLRLAKRRSMDWSQVRPEWGLSRHTAFIVGRRLLTRGINLEGRTFLHSYDYLQDTTGKYLEIIMTAPLIVGNWINMEHYFSTVDPEVYGAGSKVYHNVVGRIGVMYGSQSDMRIGLPVQTVYDGSTPYHEPMRLMAIIEAPLERISAIIARHDLLQKLMGNQWVNLVALDPITMEFFLYHSSDDWRIIL, from the coding sequence ATGACGGTTTCCACGGCACGTGAAGTCGAATCTCATAAAGAATTAGAACGCATCGAGGTCAGATCGCTGATTCATTTGGCGGGGGAAACCATTTCCCAATTTTGGCCCATGCAGACCTTCATTCACCACAATCCGCTGCATGGCCTGGAACACTTGAATATCCACCAGGCGATTGCCCAAGCCGAAAAATTTCTGGGAGGCCGCGGGTATCTTCCCAATGAGGAATATCGAAACCTATACCGGCAGGGCCGGATCCTGGATGAGGCGATTACCGATGCCGTCATGCCCTTCTCAGAGAACCGGTATGTCACCATCGGCACGCGAAACATTTCTCACATCGAAGTCTTGCGGACGATCCTGATTCATGGGAGCGGGACGATCCCTCATGATATCAGTGATGCCGTATTCGACAGTCTGCCTCGAGACTCCCAGGTAGTGGAATTGTTCACCCGCCTGCAATCCGGCGGCATCCTCAAGGATACCGATCTGTCGTTGCGCCAAAAGACAGACCACGCACGCCAGGATGTCGCCAATCAATATACACTTGCTGCATGGTGCGACCAGACATTTGAAACCTCTCTTCAGCAGCAGATCAATGAGGAACTCATCAAATGGTGTGCCGGATTTCTGGACGAAGGCCACGCTCCCTGGTCCATGCCTATGCGGGAAAAGACCTTCTATGGGAGTTGGAAAGCCCTGGCTCAGAAGGAGGTCACGGGTATTCTTCTGGGCATCCCGGACTGGAAGCTGAAACTTCAGCAACTTCCTGACCGGCCGGAAGATGCCGTGCTGGCCTGCCTCCAGGATTTGGATCTGCCTCAGAATCTCTGGAGCAACGTGTTTACCCTGCATTTGGCCCAATTGCCGGGATGGACGGGATTTCTCAAGTGGCGTGCCGATCAGGTGAACCATGAGTGGCAGAAGGCGTTTCCCGTCGATCTGGTTCAGTATATGGCGGTACGGCTCTTCTATGAGCGTGAGTTGGTGAGCAGGTTGTGCCACCAACAACTCGGGATACCCGGCACCTATTCGGCCATTACGTCCGCCCTGGAGCGGTTCCCGTTTGGATTCAGTCTCTACAAGGTTTTTCGTACCGGAAACCTAGATCCGGAGATGCTACCGGCTTTGGACGAAGGGATGTTTACCGTGGACCCCCTTCCTTTGCAAACTCTTGATGCATGGGGACGGGAAGCGGACGGTACATGGGGAAGGATTCAACGTGAAAGAACGGCAAAGGGGCACGCCTTGATCCTTCATCATCTGGCCGATTCCCTCGGCATTGCCCTGAAGGACGTGACGGAATGTCCGCCTGACACTGTGGATACCTTGGTGGGATGGATCACGAATTTTCCCGAATCCAACCATGGACCCTTGTGGCTTCAGGCATTCGAGATGAGCTACATGAAACGTTTCGTCACCAATCTGGCCCCCAATCTGGCTCTCGTTCGTGAATGGGATTCCAAACAGGAAAAGCCCGAATTTTCCAGACCGCCGGCCCAGGCCATGTTCTGCATCGATGTGCGATCTGAGGGCTTCCGGCGGCATCTGGAGGAAGTGGGTGGAAATGAAACGTTCGGATTCGCCGGATTTTTCGGAGTCCCCATCTGCTTTCAGAGGTTCGGCAGCGAACGGGAAACGGATCAATGTCCAGTCCTGCTCAAACCCAAACACCGGGTCAGGGAAATTCCCAGGGCCTATCAGGGCAAAGCGGCTGAACAATACCTCCAACGTCAGAATCTGGCGAAAACCGGACATGCGCTACTTCATGATCTGAAAGAAAATGTGATTACACCCTATGTCATGGTCGAAGCGATCGGCTGGTTTTTCGGGTTCCGGCTCTTCGGTCAGACTATTGCGCCTGCCTGGTACCGGACATTCACGTCGTGGGTGAAAGAATGGTTTGCGATTCCGATTGGGACCACGTTAACGGTCGACAAGCTGTCCCATGAGGAAGCGGAAGAAATGGTGGCGGCCGAACATCGGGCGACCATTCATCGTCTTTTAATTGAACGGTACGGCCGCATGGGCCTAGCCGTTTTACATGATCAAGTGGATCGTCTTCGCAAACAGGCTCTTTATCAAGCTGAAACGGACAGTGAGGACGAAGAAACCTTAAGCCGGTTGTTAGGATGGAATACCGCCACCCATGACCAATTTCTCGCGGAATTACGTCAGAATCACGGGATTCATCAACGGGCGGTGAGCCGGCGCATGCACCGGATCACGCAGGTAGGATTTACTCCTAAAGAACAGGCCTATTTCGTAGAAACCGCCCTGCGGATCCTCGGCTTTACACATGGCTTTTCCAGGTTGATATTGATTTGCGCCCATGGAAGTGTCTCGGAAAACAATCCCTATGAGTCGGCGCTGGACTGCGGCGCCTGCGGAGGCAACGAGGGGTATTCCAACGCCCGGGCCTTTGTGGAAATGGCGAATAAACCCTACGTCCGGGAGCTTCTCGCCCAGAAAGGCATTCACATTCCCGCAGACACATATTTTTTACCGGGGCAGCATAATACCACCACGGACGAGGTAGAGTTGTTCGATTTGGAGGATGTTCCGGCCACTCACCGGAAAGACCTCCTGCGCCTTGAACGCGATCTGGAAGAGGCGGGACGCAGAAATAGTCAGGAACGATTGTCCCGCTTTCCGGATGAACATGGCATGCCGTCGCTGAACAGAAGTCTGCGTCTGGCCAAACGGCGAAGTATGGATTGGTCTCAAGTGAGGCCCGAATGGGGCTTGTCGAGACACACGGCATTCATTGTCGGGCGGCGGCTATTGACGAGAGGCATCAATCTGGAAGGACGGACATTCTTACATTCCTATGATTACCTGCAGGACACCACGGGAAAATATCTGGAAATTATCATGACCGCGCCGTTGATTGTGGGCAATTGGATCAACATGGAACATTATTTTTCAACGGTGGACCCGGAGGTATACGGAGCCGGGAGCAAAGTGTACCATAACGTCGTCGGCCGGATCGGGGTGATGTATGGCTCGCAAAGTGACATGCGCATCGGACTGCCCGTGCAGACCGTCTATGATGGTTCCACGCCCTACCATGAACCGATGCGGCTGATGGCCATCATCGAGGCGCCCTTGGAGCGCATATCCGCCATCATTGCGAGGCATGATCTTTTGCAGAAGCTGATGGGTAATCAATGGGTCAATCTGGTGGCCCTTGATCCGATCACCATGGAGTTTTTTCTATACCATTCATCCGACGATTGGCGGATCATTCTTTAA